From Verrucomicrobiota bacterium:
GAATTATGAGCAAGCAGGAAGTGTTGATTCTTTGCACGGGAAACTCCTGTCGCAGTCATATGGCAGAAGGTATCCTTCGTGAAACGGGTGGCGACCTTTTCGAGGTCTACAGCGCAGGTGCAAAACCCGCTGGGTATGTTCACCCGAAGGCGATTACGGTAATGAAGGAAATCGGTATCGATATCTCCTCACACACCTCCAAACATTTGGACGAATTCCTCGACCGTGGGATGAATACCGTCATTACCGTATGCGACAACGCTGCGGAGGCTTGCCCGACCTTCCCGGGCAAAGTCAACCGCCACCACTGGTCATTTCCCGATCCCGCTCACGCGAAAGGAACAGAGACTGAAATTCTCACTGAGTTCCGCCGAGTGCGAGACGCAATCGCGATGGTGATTCAGGCCTACGTCGACGGCTATCAGGAGGGGAAAGCGGAAAGCTTGGTAGCAAGCGGATAATACCAAATTTAAGAAGGATTGATAGTTATGGCGGGATGGGGGATGAGTCTGAGCAAGGCGGCCCGATTGGAGGCGGGTCTGCGACCCGTGCCAATCGGGCAAACGCAGCTCAGGCTCATTCCCCCGCC
This genomic window contains:
- a CDS encoding arsenate reductase ArsC, with amino-acid sequence MSKQEVLILCTGNSCRSHMAEGILRETGGDLFEVYSAGAKPAGYVHPKAITVMKEIGIDISSHTSKHLDEFLDRGMNTVITVCDNAAEACPTFPGKVNRHHWSFPDPAHAKGTETEILTEFRRVRDAIAMVIQAYVDGYQEGKAESLVASG